The following are encoded in a window of Gramella sp. MT6 genomic DNA:
- a CDS encoding uroporphyrinogen-III synthase has product MPTVLSTKKLALNQKELLLNSRIGLVEYDAITIKFIDFKLEKDKIQNAIFTSKNAVKAIERKEIEIENCFCVGEKTAAIAEAYGLKISTKANNARELALQIVKEHSEKEFHFFSGNKRREELPEILKENNIKYNETRVYETSLNPKKFQSEFDGILFFSPSGVKSFTEKNPLNTTAFCIGETTASEARKHTDKIIIASKPTIENVITRVVSELKNK; this is encoded by the coding sequence ATGCCTACGGTTCTATCCACCAAAAAACTCGCACTTAACCAGAAAGAGTTATTGCTGAACAGCAGGATTGGATTGGTAGAATATGATGCCATCACTATTAAGTTCATTGATTTTAAATTAGAGAAAGACAAAATCCAGAATGCAATTTTTACCAGTAAGAATGCGGTGAAAGCAATTGAAAGGAAGGAAATTGAAATTGAAAATTGCTTTTGTGTTGGTGAAAAAACGGCTGCTATTGCCGAAGCCTATGGCTTGAAAATTTCGACAAAAGCGAATAACGCGAGAGAGCTGGCTTTGCAAATAGTAAAAGAGCATTCTGAAAAGGAATTTCATTTCTTCAGCGGAAATAAGCGAAGAGAAGAACTTCCAGAAATATTAAAAGAAAATAATATAAAATATAACGAGACCCGGGTTTACGAAACCAGCCTGAACCCAAAGAAATTCCAATCGGAATTTGACGGCATTTTGTTTTTTAGTCCCAGCGGAGTCAAGAGTTTCACTGAAAAGAACCCGTTAAATACAACGGCATTTTGCATTGGAGAAACTACCGCTTCAGAAGCCAGAAAACATACAGATAAGATTATTATCGCCTCGAAACCCACGATTGAAAATGTGATTACGAGAGTGGTCTCGGAATTAAAGAACAAATAA
- a CDS encoding 3'-5' exonuclease — protein sequence MLHKLNLENILFLDIETVPEFRNYSELDDVKKSLWEEKSKYQRKDEFTAEEFYNRAGIWSEFGKIVCISAGFFSFRDGSRHFRITSFKGDEKELLNDFNRLLDKYFFQPYNLLCAHNGKEFDFPYIARRMLIHNMRLPAKLDLFGKKPWEVPHLDTLELWKFGDYKHYTSLKLLTHVLGIPSPKEDIDGSMVRDVYYDNGELDRIVEYCERDVVAIAQVILRLRQEVLLGDSEIIAIE from the coding sequence ATGCTTCATAAACTAAACCTGGAGAACATCCTTTTCCTGGATATCGAAACAGTGCCTGAATTCAGGAATTATTCTGAACTGGATGATGTAAAAAAGTCCTTATGGGAAGAAAAATCAAAATATCAACGGAAAGATGAATTCACAGCGGAAGAGTTCTATAACAGGGCTGGTATTTGGAGTGAATTCGGAAAGATCGTTTGCATCTCTGCTGGATTCTTCAGTTTCCGGGATGGAAGCCGACATTTTCGAATTACCAGTTTTAAAGGGGATGAAAAGGAATTACTGAACGATTTCAACAGGCTACTGGATAAATACTTTTTTCAACCATATAACCTTCTTTGCGCACACAATGGAAAGGAATTCGATTTTCCGTATATCGCAAGACGAATGCTTATTCACAATATGAGACTGCCAGCAAAGCTTGATCTTTTTGGGAAGAAACCCTGGGAAGTGCCTCACCTTGATACACTGGAACTTTGGAAATTCGGAGATTACAAGCATTACACTTCCTTGAAACTGCTTACCCACGTGCTTGGGATTCCTTCGCCAAAAGAAGATATTGATGGTTCTATGGTAAGAGATGTTTATTATGACAACGGCGAGTTAGACCGTATTGTCGAATACTGCGAACGCGATGTGGTAGCCATAGCACAAGTGATACTAAGATTAAGACAGGAAGTATTACTGGGCGATTCTGAAATTATCGCAATAGAATAA
- the hemB gene encoding porphobilinogen synthase translates to MFPLRRNRRLRTNESIRSLVRETIISPNDFIVPLFIVEGKNVKDEIASMPGYYRYSLDLIEKEVKELWNLGLKSVLLFVKVPEDLKDNAGKEAINPEGLMQRAIKTVKNAVPEMLVMTDVALDPYSAYGHDGIIADGKVLNDDTTALLAEMSLSHAKAGADFVAPSDMMDGRIFEIRSLLEDEGFDETGIMSYSAKYASAFYGPFRDALDSAPVDAKDIPKDKKTYQMDPSNRDEAIRETLMDIEEGADIVMVKPGLCYLDIVRDIKNVVNVPVAVYQVSGEYAMIKAAAEKGWLDHDAVILEQLTAIKRSGANMIASYFAKEAVKLIS, encoded by the coding sequence ATGTTTCCATTAAGGAGAAATCGCAGGCTAAGAACGAACGAATCTATTAGATCACTGGTTAGAGAAACCATTATCTCTCCTAATGATTTTATAGTTCCGTTGTTTATCGTTGAAGGAAAAAATGTAAAAGATGAGATCGCATCTATGCCGGGATATTACAGGTATAGCCTTGATCTTATCGAGAAAGAAGTAAAGGAACTCTGGAACCTGGGCTTGAAGTCGGTTTTGCTCTTTGTAAAGGTGCCTGAAGATCTTAAGGACAATGCCGGTAAGGAGGCAATAAATCCTGAAGGCCTGATGCAACGAGCAATAAAAACCGTAAAGAACGCTGTTCCTGAAATGCTTGTAATGACCGATGTTGCCCTGGATCCTTATTCCGCTTATGGACATGACGGGATCATTGCTGACGGAAAGGTTTTGAATGATGACACTACTGCACTTCTTGCTGAAATGTCTCTTTCACACGCCAAAGCAGGAGCAGATTTCGTAGCCCCAAGTGATATGATGGATGGTCGTATTTTTGAAATACGCAGCCTGCTTGAAGATGAAGGTTTTGACGAAACTGGTATTATGAGCTATAGCGCGAAATATGCTTCAGCTTTTTACGGACCTTTTAGAGATGCTTTGGATTCGGCACCGGTAGACGCTAAGGATATCCCAAAAGATAAAAAGACCTACCAGATGGATCCTTCAAATCGCGATGAAGCCATTAGAGAAACACTGATGGATATCGAAGAAGGTGCCGATATAGTCATGGTAAAACCTGGATTGTGTTACCTGGATATCGTTAGAGATATCAAGAACGTGGTAAATGTACCGGTTGCGGTTTACCAGGTTAGTGGAGAATACGCGATGATCAAAGCTGCAGCTGAAAAAGGCTGGTTAGATCATGATGCCGTGATCCTGGAACAATTAACCGCTATTAAGCGTTCAGGAGCGAATATGATCGCTTCCTATTTTGCGAAAGAAGCAGTGAAATTAATTTCCTGA
- the hemE gene encoding uroporphyrinogen decarboxylase — protein sequence MIKNDLFLKALKGESVERPPVWMMRQAGRYLPDFMKLKEKYDFFTRCRTPELATEITVMPIRQIGPDAAILFSDILVVPQAMNIEVEMKPGVGPWLPNPVNTAKKVEDVIVPDVNEELDYVFEAIKLTKQELNDEVPLIGFAGSPWTILCYCVQGQGSKTFDKAKRFCFMEPIAAHTLLQKITDTTIAYLKEKVKAGVDAIQLFDSWGGLLEPKDYQEFSWKYMQQIIDALKDEVPVIAYGKGCWFALKEMSQSGAAALGVDWTCEARNARYLSGGQITLQGNFDPARLYSKPIEIKYMVNDMINAFGKDRYIANLGHGILPDIPVDNAKAFVDAVKEYQSVNR from the coding sequence ATGATAAAGAACGACCTGTTTTTAAAAGCACTAAAAGGAGAATCTGTTGAACGTCCACCGGTATGGATGATGAGACAGGCCGGTAGATATTTACCAGATTTTATGAAACTAAAGGAGAAATATGATTTCTTCACTCGTTGCAGAACTCCGGAGCTGGCTACAGAAATTACGGTTATGCCGATCAGGCAAATTGGACCTGATGCCGCTATTCTTTTTAGCGATATCCTGGTGGTGCCACAGGCGATGAACATTGAAGTGGAAATGAAGCCAGGAGTTGGACCATGGTTACCAAACCCCGTAAATACTGCAAAAAAGGTTGAGGATGTTATAGTTCCAGATGTGAACGAGGAATTAGATTACGTTTTTGAAGCTATAAAACTAACCAAACAGGAACTGAATGATGAAGTTCCATTAATAGGTTTTGCAGGTTCTCCATGGACGATATTGTGTTATTGCGTGCAGGGCCAGGGTTCAAAAACTTTTGACAAGGCGAAAAGATTCTGCTTTATGGAACCTATCGCCGCGCATACATTACTTCAAAAGATCACCGATACTACGATCGCTTATCTAAAAGAAAAGGTAAAAGCGGGTGTAGATGCCATTCAGCTTTTCGATTCATGGGGAGGACTTTTAGAACCAAAAGATTACCAGGAGTTCTCCTGGAAATATATGCAACAGATAATCGACGCATTAAAAGATGAAGTTCCTGTGATCGCCTACGGGAAAGGATGCTGGTTCGCGTTGAAAGAAATGTCACAATCTGGCGCAGCTGCACTGGGAGTAGACTGGACTTGTGAGGCTAGAAATGCAAGGTATTTAAGTGGCGGACAGATCACTCTTCAGGGTAATTTTGACCCGGCGAGATTATACTCTAAGCCAATTGAGATAAAATACATGGTGAACGATATGATCAACGCTTTTGGTAAAGACAGGTATATCGCCAACCTTGGCCATGGAATCTTACCGGATATCCCGGTAGATAACGCAAAGGCCTTTGTAGATGCTGTAAAAGAATACCAGTCTGTGAACAGATGA
- a CDS encoding CNNM domain-containing protein: MGLLFLYAFLSIFFSFMCSILEAALLSITPSYIKIKKKEGKPYAKILANLKQDIDKPLIAILTINTIAHTVGAILVGVQAEKTFGDGGNSVGIVSAVMTLAILILSEIIPKTIGATYWKSLGNFTARSLTLMIFPLKYTGILWLLMLTTKLIGKSAHVSSMSREEFAAITDAAEEEGVFEESETTVIKNLLVFKSVEAKDVMTPFSVAITEDESLSLKEFHQNHKNLKFSRIPVYEGKSTNISGFILKDDVLEEVIDEKGHQPLSEIKRDILVTNDNTPIPELFEIFVQKRAHISMIVDEYGNVTGIVTMEDIIETLLGLEIMDESDSVEDMQMLARKNWERRAKRLGLIQRKQDQETEDSEEKKEEPKEEPKDEEKSEEEEKNEKSQN; encoded by the coding sequence ATGGGCTTATTATTTTTATATGCATTCTTATCTATCTTCTTTTCTTTCATGTGCTCAATACTTGAAGCGGCACTGCTAAGTATTACTCCTTCGTACATTAAGATCAAGAAAAAAGAAGGGAAACCTTATGCTAAAATTCTAGCAAATTTAAAGCAGGATATAGATAAACCTTTAATTGCCATTCTTACTATCAACACGATCGCGCATACGGTAGGTGCAATCCTTGTTGGGGTACAGGCAGAAAAAACTTTTGGAGACGGAGGAAATTCTGTTGGGATCGTTTCTGCGGTAATGACCCTGGCTATTTTAATTTTATCTGAGATCATCCCGAAAACTATTGGAGCCACTTACTGGAAATCCCTTGGAAATTTTACGGCAAGATCGCTTACCCTAATGATCTTCCCGTTAAAATACACCGGAATTCTTTGGTTACTAATGTTAACCACAAAACTTATAGGTAAATCTGCTCATGTTAGTTCTATGAGCAGGGAAGAGTTTGCAGCTATAACCGATGCCGCCGAAGAAGAAGGCGTTTTTGAGGAAAGCGAAACTACCGTGATCAAGAACCTTCTGGTCTTTAAATCTGTGGAAGCAAAAGATGTGATGACACCATTTTCTGTTGCGATAACTGAAGATGAAAGCCTTTCTTTAAAGGAATTTCATCAAAATCATAAAAACCTGAAATTTTCGAGAATTCCGGTTTATGAAGGAAAATCGACAAACATCTCTGGTTTTATCCTCAAAGACGATGTGCTGGAAGAGGTTATCGATGAAAAAGGACATCAGCCACTTAGCGAAATAAAGCGTGATATCCTGGTCACGAACGATAATACCCCAATCCCGGAACTTTTCGAAATTTTTGTTCAGAAAAGAGCGCATATATCAATGATCGTAGATGAATATGGAAATGTTACCGGTATCGTAACCATGGAAGATATCATTGAAACCCTTCTTGGGCTTGAGATCATGGATGAAAGTGATAGTGTGGAGGATATGCAGATGCTGGCCAGAAAGAACTGGGAAAGACGAGCAAAACGACTTGGATTGATCCAGAGAAAACAGGATCAGGAAACAGAAGATTCCGAGGAGAAAAAAGAAGAACCGAAGGAAGAACCGAAAGACGAAGAGAAATCTGAGGAAGAGGAAAAGAATGAAAAAAGCCAAAATTGA
- a CDS encoding DUF6616 family protein, translating into MYLYIEMWNVTTKWMKLSREKRKELMDNMHQRVSNMKASGVENLGWARNDEHTPYRSDYRYMTVWKMPSIEEVKVLESNLEKVGWYNYFSQANSRGQLINQDEAINFLIDIQENSTSVV; encoded by the coding sequence ATGTATTTATATATTGAAATGTGGAACGTTACTACCAAATGGATGAAATTAAGCCGTGAAAAAAGAAAGGAACTCATGGATAATATGCATCAACGTGTAAGTAACATGAAAGCCAGCGGTGTAGAAAACCTTGGTTGGGCCCGTAATGATGAACATACTCCATATCGCAGTGATTACCGCTATATGACAGTTTGGAAAATGCCATCTATAGAAGAGGTCAAGGTTCTTGAAAGCAACCTAGAAAAAGTCGGCTGGTATAACTATTTTTCTCAGGCAAATTCAAGGGGTCAGCTTATAAACCAGGATGAAGCTATAAATTTTCTAATAGATATCCAGGAAAACTCAACTTCAGTAGTATAA
- the hemF gene encoding oxygen-dependent coproporphyrinogen oxidase — translation MRNEFLKYIKELQDKITSKIEEIDGKAKFHEDIWKREEGGGGRTRVIENGKVFEKGGVNISAVHGPLAPAMQKYFKVGDVDFFACGLSLVLHPKNPMVPTVHANWRYFEMYDKDGTVIDQWFGGGQDLTPYYLFEEDARHFHKVSKKACDSHGFSLYSDYKQKCDEYFWNAHRDEARGIGGLFFDYLKGDSHMKIEDWYDFVTDIGDSFLEAYVPIVEKRKNMSYTEENRKWQEIRRGRYVEFNLVHDKGTLFGLKTNGRIESILMSLPPHVQWVYDHHPAAGSPEAKLLEVLRKPRPWV, via the coding sequence ATGCGGAACGAGTTTTTAAAATATATAAAGGAACTACAGGATAAGATCACCTCAAAAATTGAAGAAATCGATGGTAAGGCCAAATTCCATGAAGACATCTGGAAGCGCGAAGAAGGCGGTGGCGGAAGGACCAGGGTTATCGAAAATGGAAAGGTTTTCGAAAAAGGAGGGGTTAATATCTCTGCAGTTCACGGTCCCTTGGCTCCGGCAATGCAAAAATATTTTAAGGTTGGTGACGTAGATTTTTTCGCCTGTGGGCTTAGCCTCGTGCTTCACCCAAAAAACCCGATGGTTCCTACAGTACACGCGAACTGGAGATACTTTGAAATGTATGATAAAGATGGTACCGTTATAGACCAGTGGTTTGGCGGTGGGCAGGACCTTACCCCCTATTATCTTTTTGAAGAAGATGCAAGACATTTCCATAAGGTCTCTAAAAAGGCCTGCGATTCTCATGGTTTTTCATTGTACTCAGACTATAAACAAAAATGCGACGAGTATTTCTGGAATGCACATCGTGATGAAGCCCGCGGAATTGGCGGACTTTTCTTCGATTATTTAAAAGGTGACAGCCATATGAAGATCGAAGACTGGTATGATTTTGTGACCGATATTGGAGATTCCTTCCTGGAAGCTTATGTTCCTATTGTGGAAAAGAGAAAAAACATGTCTTATACTGAAGAGAATAGAAAATGGCAGGAAATAAGACGTGGCCGTTATGTTGAATTCAATTTAGTACACGATAAAGGAACTTTATTCGGATTAAAAACCAACGGAAGGATCGAAAGTATTTTGATGAGTCTGCCACCTCACGTTCAGTGGGTTTATGACCATCATCCGGCAGCAGGCAGTCCTGAAGCTAAATTACTGGAAGTCCTTAGAAAACCAAGACCATGGGTTTAA
- a CDS encoding DUF4421 domain-containing protein — translation MGLKAFFIVFLLFAASFSNAQDIELDSIKELNYIQKFPNKITGRLFYINTSNSFEFKGRLTDQRVSLTPNKQNRIGASIAFKAIKLSYSFAPDFMAENQDNEDSKLFNIGLRTYLGKWMQTLNLYNEKGFYLEAYGQELYLPRTSSLKIGGSTGYIFNENFSFRSITNQDEKQLKSAGSFLPQLIYYYTKYGIKGDGDSGQQVDEKYHSVDVALSPGYYYNWVPTKNLMISAGAAAGLGVNFSNGTDSESLTSLLYDLNFRGAINYDFSDFYAGAQYSYLILNHNTDRTTYTEDNIPYFEAFIGYRFKAPKKILDISDDVNKKIDSIKN, via the coding sequence ATGGGTTTAAAAGCTTTTTTTATAGTATTTCTTCTATTTGCTGCTTCATTTTCGAACGCACAGGATATAGAACTGGATTCTATAAAAGAGCTTAATTACATTCAAAAATTCCCAAACAAGATCACCGGAAGACTTTTTTATATAAATACTTCAAATTCTTTCGAATTTAAGGGAAGGCTTACGGACCAGCGGGTTTCACTTACACCGAATAAACAAAATAGGATAGGTGCCTCCATAGCTTTCAAAGCGATAAAGCTTTCTTATTCATTTGCGCCAGATTTTATGGCCGAAAATCAGGATAATGAGGACTCTAAACTATTTAATATTGGCCTTAGGACATATTTAGGTAAGTGGATGCAAACCCTGAACCTCTACAATGAAAAAGGGTTTTATCTTGAGGCGTACGGCCAGGAACTATATCTTCCAAGAACAAGCTCCCTGAAAATTGGCGGTAGCACAGGCTATATTTTCAATGAAAATTTCTCCTTCAGGTCAATCACCAACCAGGATGAAAAACAATTGAAAAGCGCAGGTTCATTCCTACCTCAGCTTATTTATTACTATACGAAATATGGGATCAAAGGGGATGGAGATAGTGGGCAGCAGGTCGATGAAAAATACCATTCGGTAGATGTGGCACTTTCTCCCGGCTATTATTACAACTGGGTTCCTACTAAGAATTTAATGATATCGGCCGGTGCAGCTGCCGGATTAGGCGTTAATTTTTCTAACGGCACAGATTCTGAAAGTTTGACCTCATTACTATATGATCTTAATTTCAGAGGAGCCATAAATTATGATTTTTCAGATTTTTACGCAGGAGCGCAGTATAGTTATCTCATTTTAAATCATAATACAGATCGCACCACATACACCGAAGATAATATTCCTTATTTTGAGGCTTTCATCGGATACAGATTTAAAGCTCCAAAGAAAATTTTAGACATTTCAGATGATGTCAATAAAAAGATTGATTCAATAAAAAATTAA
- a CDS encoding serine hydrolase — protein sequence MKKLSKAILLFVAFLFLASLILYISGYEYLFKGITTTYLTGHKTAFIDDYTYFDNHVIQKPEKVQEWALSKEYNEATATSTLDSLNEELETAAFLIIKNDSIWFEKYYNGYNEKSRTNSFSMAKTIVSALMFKAIQDGYLENINQPVADFFPQFDDRLTIGDLSSMSSGLNWNENYYNPFASTARAYFDDDIREQILDLEVVSEPGKEFKYLSGNTELLGMVIEKATGKTLSKYLSESFWKPLGMNDDALWQIDSKESGMEKAYCCIASNARNFAKFGKLFINNGKWQGKQLLDSAYIAKATEPRFEATPYYGYGFWLSDHNKKDIFYMRGVLGQYVIVIPEDDLIIVRLGRKLIRSTNGDKHYKDFYMYIDETYKMLNHAS from the coding sequence ATGAAAAAGCTATCTAAAGCAATTTTACTCTTCGTTGCATTCTTATTTCTAGCCTCCCTGATATTATATATTTCCGGTTATGAATACCTTTTTAAAGGCATCACCACCACCTACCTCACGGGCCATAAAACAGCCTTTATAGACGATTATACTTATTTTGACAATCATGTAATTCAAAAACCAGAGAAAGTTCAGGAATGGGCTTTATCTAAAGAATACAATGAGGCCACGGCCACTTCAACTCTGGATAGCCTTAACGAAGAATTGGAAACAGCTGCCTTTCTCATTATTAAAAATGATAGCATCTGGTTCGAGAAATATTACAACGGTTACAATGAAAAATCCCGGACCAATTCATTTTCAATGGCGAAAACCATTGTTTCTGCTTTAATGTTCAAGGCTATCCAGGATGGATATCTCGAAAATATCAACCAGCCTGTGGCAGATTTTTTTCCACAATTCGATGATAGGCTTACTATTGGAGACCTCTCCTCTATGTCATCCGGACTAAACTGGAACGAGAACTACTACAATCCTTTCGCCTCTACGGCAAGAGCCTATTTTGATGACGATATTAGAGAACAGATCCTAGACCTCGAAGTAGTAAGCGAACCGGGAAAAGAATTCAAATACCTCAGCGGAAATACCGAGTTGCTGGGCATGGTGATCGAAAAAGCTACCGGAAAAACACTGAGCAAATATCTAAGTGAAAGTTTCTGGAAACCCCTGGGGATGAATGATGACGCACTTTGGCAGATAGACAGCAAGGAATCTGGCATGGAAAAAGCGTATTGCTGCATCGCCAGTAATGCCAGGAATTTCGCCAAATTCGGTAAGCTATTCATCAATAATGGAAAATGGCAGGGGAAACAGTTACTAGATTCTGCATATATCGCTAAAGCTACTGAACCAAGATTTGAAGCAACTCCGTATTATGGATATGGTTTCTGGTTAAGTGATCATAACAAAAAGGATATCTTTTATATGCGCGGAGTTTTAGGCCAGTACGTTATAGTAATTCCTGAAGATGATCTCATTATTGTGCGGCTGGGAAGAAAACTTATAAGAAGCACGAACGGCGATAAACATTACAAAGACTTTTATATGTATATTGATGAGACTTATAAAATGTTGAATCATGCTTCATAA
- a CDS encoding methylated-DNA--[protein]-cysteine S-methyltransferase: MKKAKIETPLGIAELTGDSDGLSSVKVLDEGIISAEIPSELKETALQLEAYFKGTLQNFDLKLNLQGTDFQKKVWKKLLEIPYGSTTSYLQLSRDLGDEKAIRAVASANGKNPLWIIVPCHRVIGSDGSLTGYAGGLHRKKWLLDMENPPVQQSLF, encoded by the coding sequence ATGAAAAAAGCCAAAATTGAGACTCCGTTGGGCATCGCTGAACTAACAGGAGATTCAGACGGTCTGTCCTCTGTTAAAGTTCTGGATGAAGGAATTATCTCTGCCGAGATACCTTCAGAATTAAAGGAAACAGCACTCCAATTGGAAGCTTATTTCAAAGGAACTTTACAAAACTTTGATCTGAAATTAAATCTTCAAGGCACAGATTTTCAGAAAAAAGTATGGAAAAAACTCCTGGAGATCCCATATGGTTCTACTACTTCGTATCTGCAATTATCAAGGGATCTGGGAGATGAAAAAGCCATCAGGGCTGTAGCTTCAGCAAACGGGAAAAATCCGCTTTGGATCATTGTTCCCTGCCACAGAGTTATTGGCAGCGACGGTTCTCTAACTGGTTATGCCGGTGGATTGCATAGAAAAAAATGGCTGCTGGACATGGAAAATCCACCCGTACAACAAAGTCTTTTTTAA